The following are encoded in a window of Anomalospiza imberbis isolate Cuckoo-Finch-1a 21T00152 chromosome W, ASM3175350v1, whole genome shotgun sequence genomic DNA:
- the LOC137464307 gene encoding ubiquitin-associated protein 2-like, with protein MTAQSCRLGGDYYRITFPAPATLTGRDGSLAINPFSSDITKFSRGDSASPAPATTLAQLQQNQTQTHHTTQQPFLNPTLPPGYSYTGLPYYAGVPGVPSAFQYGPTMFVPPASAKQHGVNLNTTSTAFQQGSGYGQHGYGAGFDDLTQGIAAGDYSKGSYSGSSQAQNKSAGTGPGKGVSVTSSNTGVPDISGSVYNKTQTFDKQGFHAGTPPSFSLPSALGSTGLNLGAAPGYAPAPFLHILPAHQQPHSQMLHHHLQQDGQGGSGQCNQPSTMQQKSQATKTYGTSPYWTN; from the exons ATgacagctcagagctgcaggtTGGGAGGG GATTACTACAGAATtacattccctgctcctgcaacCTTGACAGGCAGAGATGGAAGCCTTGCTATCAACCCCTTCTCAA GTGACATAACAAAATTTAGCCGTGGGGATTCTGCCTCCCCTGCTCCTGCTACCACGCTCGCCCAGTTGCAGCAGAACCAGACTCAGACTCACCATACAACTCAGCAGCCATTCCTCAATCCAACCCTGCCCCCGGGGTACAGCTACACTGGGTTACCTTATTATGCTGGTGTGCCCGGTGTTCCCAGTGCATTCCAATATGGGCCAACCATGTTT GTACCTCCAGCATCTGCTAAACAGCATGGAGTCAACCTGAACACCACTTCAACTGCTTTTCAGCAAGGGAGTGGCTATGGGCAGCATGGCTATGGGGCAG GCTTTGATGACTTAACACAGGGAATAGCAGCTGGAGATTACAGCAAAGGAAGCTACAGTGGGTCATCTCAAGCACAAAACAAATCTGCCGGCACTGGACCTGGGAAAG gtGTTTCTGTGACCTCAAGTAACACGGGTGTGCCTGATATCAGTGGCTCAGTCTATAACAAGACTCAG ACATTTGATAAACAGGGATTCCATGCTGGCACACCACCTTCTTTTAGCCTCCCCTCTGCTCTCGGATCAACTGGGCTGAACCTTGGTGCTGCCCCAGGTTATGCTCCAGCCCCGTTTCTCCATATCCTCCCTGCACATCAGCAGCCTCATTCCCAGATGCTGCATCACCACCTTCAGCAAGATGGGCAG GGTGGATCTGGCCAATGCAATCAACCCAGCACCATGCAGCAAAAGTCTCAGGCTACCAAAACCTATGGTACTTCTCCATACTGGACAAACTAA